In Desulfurobacteriaceae bacterium, a single genomic region encodes these proteins:
- the mltG gene encoding endolytic transglycosylase MltG: MTRFFSLFLVITVFIGGLSTFYFYHSLTEKKKVNLELKVKKNETVKSVIKKLKETKVIENEIPLYIYTKFSNAEIKAGCYKLEGELSPLEILKELSTGSPCLVKITIKEGDDIFSIDKLLSQKGFCKKGEVLKLSRDSAFLKNLKIPFLEGFIFPDTYYVNEDASCKEIIKLAVENFKRKTKNIFDNYEPLKLVKDALGKINKEKILIVASIVEKETSLEEEKPIIASVIYNRLKRKMKLQCDPTVLYAYKMKGVEKDKLHKGDTNIASPYNTYYIKGLPKTPICNPSLSSIKAAMYPKETPYLYFVAKCKGHIFSKSYNQHLKAIRKVRNAREAKKETLCNR; this comes from the coding sequence ATGACAAGGTTCTTTTCCCTATTCCTTGTAATAACAGTTTTTATAGGTGGTTTATCAACCTTTTATTTTTACCATTCACTTACAGAAAAGAAAAAAGTAAATCTTGAACTAAAAGTTAAAAAAAACGAAACTGTAAAATCTGTTATAAAAAAATTAAAAGAAACTAAGGTTATAGAAAATGAAATTCCTCTTTATATTTACACAAAGTTTAGTAACGCGGAGATTAAGGCTGGTTGTTATAAATTGGAAGGAGAGCTTTCCCCTTTAGAGATCTTAAAGGAACTTTCTACCGGTTCTCCTTGTCTTGTCAAGATAACAATTAAAGAAGGAGATGACATATTTTCAATTGATAAACTCTTGAGCCAGAAAGGTTTTTGTAAAAAAGGAGAAGTTCTAAAACTTTCACGAGATAGTGCTTTCCTAAAAAACTTAAAAATTCCTTTCCTAGAAGGATTTATTTTTCCAGATACCTATTATGTAAATGAAGACGCTAGCTGTAAAGAAATAATAAAGCTAGCAGTAGAAAACTTTAAAAGGAAAACAAAAAACATCTTTGATAACTACGAGCCTCTAAAGCTTGTAAAAGATGCTTTGGGAAAGATTAACAAAGAGAAGATACTCATCGTTGCTTCGATAGTTGAAAAGGAAACCTCATTAGAAGAAGAAAAACCAATAATTGCAAGCGTTATTTACAATAGATTAAAAAGAAAAATGAAACTTCAGTGCGATCCAACAGTTCTTTATGCTTACAAAATGAAAGGAGTAGAAAAAGATAAACTCCATAAAGGGGACACCAATATCGCTTCTCCTTATAACACTTATTACATAAAAGGTCTTCCTAAAACACCTATCTGCAACCCTTCTCTTAGTTCAATAAAAGCAGCTATGTATCCAAAGGAAACTCCCTATCTTTATTTTGTTGCAAAGTGCAAAGGACACATATTCTCAAAAAGTTATAATCAACATTTAAAAGCAATCAGGAAAGTAAGAAATGCAAGGGAAGCGAAAAAGGAAACGTTATGTAATAGATAG